The sequence ttcgttacttttgaccacctcgcgtaacatgtaagtaatttttatatttaaggcaattttcgtaatttttgagaacaacgagatttgtaatacaacatttttattgtaaacagtttacgaacgcatttctattcaacgcatccaaattgaacatgcctaaaactggcgggtttaaaaagtatttcactccatttcacactcagagatggctcgccatgacaatatgaaacgtatcttgcacatattaaaacttgattttgcttgagtgtgcgcgcgcacatttcctacttcgcgagttCCCGCGGTTTCGCAGTTACaaaaatgcttgcccaaaaacgcgtaaattaaaaaaaacaataatgtaacttttgcagcaaaaatgtaacttttcaggaaacgaaacgtaacttacgactcaagggccctggcaacactgcgtTGATCATTGAAGTAAAATGTCAtgagtttaaaaacaaaaaatacaaccTTGAAATCCGcaatccgaaaaaaaaaatatatttaatgtgtaaagtaaaaacaaaacataatatcagTGTTTTGAAAATCCTTTGaattacagttttaaatttagtaaaataatctaatatttactttaaatatggCTCAATTTAGACCTGCCGGTCTGTCTGATGAAGACACTGATAGCGATGATTATGGATTTTATGAAAAACCCGTAAGATTTTGTGATTTTCTAACGAGATATTGGAATTACCATTCACGTTTCATGTACAACTAGCCAAACTACGATAGTCATATAATCttaaattgtaatgaaataaattagcaTGTGTATATACAAAATCGCTTTATAATATTCGGATTGTAAAAATTTAACTTGTAATTATTCCAGATAAGAAATTACAATGCTTATTATAGTACAAAGAAGAAGATAGAAATTGATTTGCAAGAAGCTATCATAAATGGTAATGTGGAGGATGTAGAGAAAATTGTAACTGGTGGttagtcatttttattaaataaaataccaaattagTCTTTTATCGTCAAtggattcaatattttttttacggatTCCAGATTTAAATAACAGTGTGGATATAAAGCTTGACAGTGGCTGGACTCCTCTGATGCATGCTTGTTTCCATGCGCAGGATAAAATTGTCAAATATCTGTTGGATATGGGTGCAGATGCGAATTTACATGCAGGTTTGTCACATTTGTTAAAATACCATCAAAATTTCTCACTAAGGTTGTacaatatttgaataacaaattgataaataagttttttttttatttatatttatctatactattatataaagctgaagagtttgtttgtttgtttgaacgcgctaatctcaggaactaccggaccaatctgaaaaattctttttgcgttggatagccctttgttcgtgaagcactataggctatatatcatcacgctatacctaataggagcggagcagtaatagctaatctcaggaactaccggtccaaattaaaaaaatatttttgcgttggatagccctttgtcaACAAagtccccactgcatctgtttgcctgaacatgttaaactcaaaaactatctaacatattaggataaaatttggtatggagacagtttgagaccctgggaagaacataggctcccgggaaaatatatagcgtgacttttataacggaaaactttagcccgaaaaactttataacgcgggcggagccgcaatcaaaagctagttgttaatATAGTCTTAAGGTTGGAAAAGGCATGGCTTGGCGGCATGGCCAACCTCTACCTACCCTAAAGAAAGCCCCACACTTACAGGATCCTTGTGTTGGGACAGACTGCCCCCTAGAGACAAACCCTTGCTATGCCAAAGCTGtcaggtttaaataaattacaaggcTGAGAATTGCGAGCTGATCTTAGTCTGACAGTGGTTTTAATGGATGTACAGTGTACACATTGTCTAGTCCAAATAGGTTATAAACTTAATTTGCATATTTGATCAAAAGTGGGTTCAAGTATATACCTATTACCTACATATATTACAATACTGCACATCTGTAACAGATTGctttacctaattattattgtcCAACAGATTCTGTAACACCAATAATGGCAGCATGTTCAAACAGTAGTGCAAGCAATGACACTATTCTCAGTATTGTAAATAATCTTATTTGTAAAGATTGTATATTGAATATTGGTGATAAATATGGACAGACTCCTCTTATGAGAGCTATCAGCAGTAGCAGAGTTGCTGTTGCACAAAAATTACTTGATATGAATGTCAATATTGAAATGAGGGACCAACAAGGTTGGACTGTaagtataaaactattatattttttgcataaaatagtACAGCAAGAAGTCAGGGTTTATACTATTACCTTACtaaattgtttctttaatatatttgaagataTTGTGTgatgtcaaaatatataaaaatttcagtcaactattttatcataaaactgtgTTCTATTTTTTAGTAAATCTTTCTAATTACGTAATTCttgtttgttatatataattgaaaacataatattacatgttTTGCAAATACATGAATAGCTTATTGATGTTGTTGTTATGTTCCACCAGTTTTGATACAcacatttctatattataatgaaattaactaCATTCTATGctcacaattttttatttcaatttcaggCTATATTTTGGGCAGTACATCACAATCAACCAGAAATATTAGAAATGCTTATAAATAAAGGGGGTCGGCTTAAAGAAGTAGACAAGTCTGGTAGAACAGTATTAGACATTGCCAATTCTCATGACTACCAGAACATAGTTGATATACTTAAAAAGCACCTCAATGTAAATGATGGAGATGAAACAGACAAAACTACATTTTTTGACAATGAAGTTAAGTCATGGCAAGACTATTATCCAGGAATTGAAAAGGGAGAAAAGTAAGATGATATCTATTAACTTATTtgaattcctttttttataaatatgaattaaattatttatcttgaTGGAGGCATGGCAATTAATCAACAGCTTAAGgtttaatattaagtacattattttaatttaagacaattaaattatgtttcagGCCAAACTATTCACATGAAATACCTCATTTCCTTTATGGCATGCACTGTGAGAGATTAACACCCTTGATTAAAAACAGCGGGATGGATTTGCGTACATTTCTGCTGTTAGAAGAGAGTGATATGATTAAATTAGGAATTGATATGCCATATGAACGACAAAGACTGAAACGCGGATTGCGTAGTTTTCACTTGAGAGGGTggaaattgaatgcagtttctGGGTTGTACACAAAGAAAGTAGAAAATTTTAGGTAAGTCAAtcttatgttatgtatttaattatatataggCAATCAATGTGATTTAACCTGGTTATGATGTTATGATGATAATgtaattacaacaaataaattatgatttttacgCGCAACACTGTAAAACACAAAAACGCTTACAATTTTGTAGTGATGCCACTAGAtgctgcatttttttaaatatattgctgtaattgaaattaaactcattttccggattctatcgcggttttttattttttatttttctcccgacgtttcgaagactttgcagccttcatggtcacaggggccttcatggtcccccccGAAAGAATCCGGAAAAtgagtttaatttcaatgtctaacattcgcgtaaacataagaaatcattatattgctGTAATGTTGTGTGCATATAATGTTGCGCTCTTTTCTTGGATTTGTATTCATGTTTATTTGTTCCAGTGTATTGGATTGTTTAACCACATTAGGGAATCATTTACAACAAATTTACATTTTGGAAGCTACCTTACAATATACGTTACGTGAGTACGGGAAAATACAAAACCAAATTAAATTCGAGCCTCCTGACTCGCCTATACTTGTTAAAACTAAAACAGCGGccaaaaatatgataaaaaacattaacaGTATTAGAAGAGAAATACGTAATATGAAGTACATACTTAACAAAGTAAGTAATTAGcaactatattatgtatagctCTTTATGGGCGGACGTGTAACTTGACTACCACTAGCCAAATATCTTATCAATtcattttctatataataaacCTCAGGTACCTTCCCTTTTTTTTACAACAATTCACATTAATATACGAACCATACCAaactaatgttaatttattgtataggtATACACAGTTTTTCTTAATCTCCGATATAGACTTGCTATTCAATAGCTGCACAGCTTGCTTACCGCAAATTCAGTCGTGTAATCATAATCTTAAGACAtacttataatacattattttaaattagtttcaccttattaatataataatgtttttttttagataagccGAAATAATCCTCAGCCAGTAGATATCATAAGCGAGCCTACCGCCCAAGAAATAGCCGTAGGATACCTAACTGAAGTTGTGATTGTGTGTTCCATAGGTTTTTTACTATACCATgccaaaaattttattataaattcgtttaaaaaataaatgttactttgGTATTTTCTTCTATATTCTCTTTAATTTTTCGCATGTGATAACTGGTAAGTAAATATTCGGTCTTTCTATATTCCAACTTTAGAATTGTAAAGccctacaattttttttgaattttgcggctttttttatatagttcgGGCACAGCAAGTGATTccaaaaaaaagcggcgatagcctagttgggtgtggaacggactgccgagacgaatgtccgcaggttcaaatcccaagggcacacacctcttgacttttctaaaaaatcatgtgtgtattctttgtgaatttatcgttcgctttaacggtgaaggaaaacatcgtgaggaaacctgcacatctgagaagttctctataggaatttcgaaggtgtgtgaagtctaccaatctgcactaggccagcgtggtggactaaggcctaatccctctcagtagcagaggaggcccgtgctcagcagtgggcaagtatataatacagggctgatattattattattattaagggaTTCCACTGCGGTGATAGCCTGGTTGGTCTCAAGGGCAGACACCTTTGACTTTCTAAAAATATGcttgtattctttgtaaattatcgcttgctttaacggtgaaggaaaacatcgtaagtgTATTGCGGTTTTGTATTAGTCTGAATAATGACACTGTCTATTATGacaatagatttattaattaagactacaaacataattataatcagacatGACCAGGCCGACGCTATCGGGACGTAAAGTGTGCGGAAGTGACAGTGGCCAGAAGGACGCAACAGAGTAATGTCACTTTAGTAAGCTGAGACTACATCACTATGTAACAGTAAGGAGACCTGGTTACCTatgaagttctcaataggaattttgagggtgtgtgaaatctaccaatccgcactagaccagcttagtgggctaaggcctaatctctctcagtagtagaggaggcctgtgccaacaatgggacagtatacaataggCTGATATTACAAGTGACGgcactgcaactgatggtaagacGGACATCATCTCTTGAGGCGAGTTCATCTACTACTCACTAGAGAAGGACCTAGCGCTTTACTCCGGCATTCAGGATCGCAATACGAGGTAACATGTTCGCATCTATTGGCACTTTATAGAAATTGTTTAGGGTTGATTCGGTGCAgtaattgtattacagtacgactgcagtgctgaaatGTTGggtttgatattgtttttttttttacccagCTCAAAGTCGGAAATCTGTgtcaaatatgttattatttgctcaaccttatcacattatgggacagaatacacacggtagaaaatgggtgcactagttgcgcgtGATTTTAGAAGACAAATAGTTTTggcgatattatttaatttaaaattatcatacaTACCtgctaataatttaatgttttgtaattttttaaatctccATCTAATTTTAAGTACttgagtaagtatataatacaattccAAAGTACCTATACCTATAtgtatatgtaagtataatatcgATAGATCGTATATAAATCGCTATTCAGAAAAATCACCCAGTAAGTACTTATttccaaatttgaaatatttaatccaATTCCGTTTAACTGTTTTTGCTTTTACTCCTAAGACATAGGTACAAAATTTTGtacggtcagcaacaaaagtcgatgaacagatacttactaatttacaaaacacctgaacattgaaacggaccataaatcccttaccaaagaagagtacagattaaggttatcatttcaatatggatggTATCCAAAAGTAAATGATTGGCtgaaaaaaacatgaaaaagaaactgacgtttacgttgaatccttcgaagagaatctcctgccagaataattttgaatttacacatttgttcgttaaaccggccagtgctctataaaataggatgtttaaaatgtaactaacctattcctattaatgttataatattacttactaatatagtatgatgttttgtccgtacttaaaaaattataattctggttattaacctcaatgtatactattatataaacatgaagagtttgtttgtttgaatgcgctaaactcaggaactacttaaccgattttgaaaatatttcaataatagaaagctacattactcttaagcgctatacgctacttcctatcccgggtaaatataaagcaggacttttgtccttgaaaaactttttcacgcgggcggagtagCAAGCCAAAGccagtatgttataaaataacaattaaattgatattctggATTGTTGTATTTTGtcggcaatgttttgatagtaaaaaacgcaGTGCGCTGCGCTTCACGAGATGAAtgtcttgaagcttgatgggttcaatttaacaaataggaaaaaaagcttgtatataaaacaaagaatttgcaaatttcagccacatttgtatttattacagatcataaaaaattgtcgctagtaatgtttagcagttaatggtttgacggcgttcagctacttttgtatttcaattatgacaagttgttttgtatttaaattaatcagtaacttatggtaaatgataatgattaggaaatattgaaaacaaattatgttcaacgacttctgttgctgactgtactaaCTCGCATTTTTTATAGGTACCAGTAATATTAggtaatagtatttataatattattatgtacaaataatttatatactaatacgtgaagaaaaatcTTTGGATCCATTTtaaagcacattgcgcgcacggagaAATATGCGATTTGGCTTAAACAGAATTAAAGTGTAGTGTACGTCAATgactgtaattaaaacatcttaGGTGTACGTGAGTTAAACACTGTGCAGCGGTCGGTTTCTAACTGGTTTATTCATTCAAACATCCTACCCTCATAATTACACTGTATTAACAGTACATAAaggaatattaaaattcataaatagaaggcaaattacagaaataaaatttatgaataaatatgtgttaagaatataatatcaaatttgaCGGTCAGATTTCGACACTGGCCGACCACTTGTGTAGGTGGATACGTTTTGTGTGTTCATTCATCTCAAACGTTAGGAATTACAATGCAGTGCATAAGATCTATTAATAAAGTAGTACTAATAACacattaagagcgtttacgtgccgcgcgtgaagtcaactataggtaattcttcgcaaaattcactcacacagagccgttgcgtagctgtgtgcgtagagttagcgcgtcggctatctttatagtcagaccaaccaattttgatcttttcgctttaattatctaattggaatgtaacttatgatttatgaatttatgataaatgaagaattctattattaaatatataagaattcatcatgaaatagtttatatgtatcattttgtaattataaaaataaataaacattttgaacaaattttaacggcaattttacaaattgttattttcactttttaaatgcaaatgcttaaaaaatttaagcatttgcatttagaaagtaccttttagtaaagtggagctcatcatgaagccgaaacataggcaccagaactccgtaatcagacaataaatcaggaaaattactgtgctacgatgtttataatggaccacataattactccatagatctgcagtttttaatatttagcgtattgaaagtttaaattaagtcattagaaattacatattggaatttatattttgagtcagaaggtgtatgtaatgagatgtcatttttaggtgtatagctaaaaagtgagaaataaaagacttctttttcggaagttggttatattttttggatagttttttttaataggtgcttctcagtgacatcgatcatcaatcgatcgattgcacatccatgtataacaatttaccagttttatatccatagttttgcataatatttgcgacacacgacgaagcaaaatagttggttctgtacttttttttttggccaacagcagtcagctttgactgtaagtatgggaataccgtcttttacatcgccacaggcaacatctttatcagtttcttccctagcggcctcttgcatcctgtcctctgcagctaatttcaatcatttagctaactcgtcgtaacatttcatgtaaacattttgcgttaatattggtaaatctatggaagctaactgtttgtttaaatttgatctaccaacttcagtcatcatgGCTctattcacagttccacgatatacgtccatactatcagtatatctcttagcgcttaaatagcttaaattccatattgcacatattacacttcattaaaaatgttgactgcaagcaaacattctctttcaatagttgtaaatgttcgatactacaacctgttgctctgttctggttattgagtgttttaatttgatccaaaaaattttgcggcttttaataaccttatttattttgagtgtaatatcaggcacgattacctaaaaattaaaaaaaatatatagaatatactattattgttatcgaagtttacgcaaacactacatacttaagtaagactgcatatggatctagacgcgtttaatttatacaagtataatgacgccgaaacctgcacagggttaaacatcaggataaaattatatgtaaaattgatgtgagcgtgtaaatctaaactagcccaaatagttaagaagataggtatactaattactactagtagttttattcaccagctacataaattaccaaatcccttatttctaaggttcaaagaggagaaagatataggattctgtctctcgtcacttgaattttcttaacagtgcgcatcagtgaatacaaaaaccttgttatttgaaagtaagcgtacctatgcattatgcaaaaaaatcagccaagtgcgagtgggactcgcgcactgggtatttggcgagttgtaaacgttttgacaacgggacagcaaagtgattctataaggctatgaactcacgaagcggtttttactcgcgcccgccgtggttgagaaacgtctgttttatttccaaacgcatgacgaccggagatctgtgcgatttgtaaccaccgcggttccgattatgtcctgcaaacttggcgagcgattatcgcaaggcgggcggttacaagatagacagttaacggtcagttgagttccagaacgccatggacacatatcagaaacgatcacgatggaggaaaatggcgtcagatttctgtaaccacccctccccctaccgactactgcagtcgcccacctactaatcACAGAGCGCGCTAGTGccaccgtggcccgcacgattctactagttagtcgccaatacagcgggtaccgcatacaaccgcgcacgccgcgggcgtaaaacgagttttgaaatgtgcgtttagtccattgaaatgttacaatttaaggaccgaatattgcatttcttggaggacgcaattttatttttgggccatgtgtggggggtcaatagaagcttaacctcaagtttgtggggtcgccacccttgtcccccggccgccatcttggaaaaaggggtgaaaacacttttttcgcgatatctcggaaactatacgtcttacaaaaattttgtaaagccataatttgtagcaaattgttttgcctgaaaatatgtttttttttctcctttatccccaaatggtaactcataccttttctacctgcataacattcgataagttaaatttggtaacttctatggcaaagaaaagagttaggaataaataagtaaagttgtacgaatttaacaaaaatattgtaataatatatttacaataaaaaaaatctaaaataagttaaacattttgtttcgaccggattctcatgagcattgacgaacccggtaaactttggagcgctgtaacagcgttttaaatgaatgaaataaaaaaaaattatagggaacaattttcctcaaaagatcatttacaagttagtttgaggtaattttttgtaaaatgtaaaaaagttatagagcaaaaagaaaacttttataaacattttctcacatttttgcttataacttctttaattttaatttagggcaaaaagttatataaacatatttgtaggcaaaacaatttgctacaaattatgactttacaaaatttatgtaagacgtataatttccgagatatcgcgaaaaaagtgttttcacccctttttccatgatggcggccaggggacaagggggcgacctcacaaacttgagataaAGCTTCTATTGAcacccacacatgttctaaaaataaaattgggaccactaaaaatacaaagctcatgtaacatttcaatgggctaattgtttttagcttaaggttccatttttttccttcgagtaactaagTAAACTTGAGCATaggctcaagtgtttaatgagtaaaaaaagcaacaaccataactacagacgcatgttataacattagtacatcaatcttttagcttttgctttagccgaagtttcagcgttgttacgtttccttttcttgcctagaaatagctttacttcccattgtgtctgaaacataataatataataataatttatagtaactactaaaattattgtcaatcattaaagaaaaaaatattttacttactaaagtactaagatgtagcaatcactgtatacacgtgactatttttctacgcacagccaAGGCCAACTGAAGtctggccggagcgacgagcgatacgtcctctctctagaaagcctcaaggcggactaatttgaaacgatttgcgcgttgcgttttatagtagtatttaaaatatttatagaaaaataacagaactaattttgtagaatttttaaattgtatgtttttaaggagatgttcttctattatagtaatccaatattatattcaattaagtaagatatagtgataaaaaaatcatttaaatgaccaacatttctgaaattttcgaattctttgaatttttatttctcatgaattaaacataaaaagatattttttctctactaacttttt is a genomic window of Manduca sexta isolate Smith_Timp_Sample1 chromosome 22, JHU_Msex_v1.0, whole genome shotgun sequence containing:
- the LOC115452686 gene encoding ankyrin repeat, SAM and basic leucine zipper domain-containing protein 1, which gives rise to MAQFRPAGLSDEDTDSDDYGFYEKPIRNYNAYYSTKKKIEIDLQEAIINGNVEDVEKIVTGDLNNSVDIKLDSGWTPLMHACFHAQDKIVKYLLDMGADANLHADSVTPIMAACSNSSASNDTILSIVNNLICKDCILNIGDKYGQTPLMRAISSSRVAVAQKLLDMNVNIEMRDQQGWTAIFWAVHHNQPEILEMLINKGGRLKEVDKSGRTVLDIANSHDYQNIVDILKKHLNVNDGDETDKTTFFDNEVKSWQDYYPGIEKGEKPNYSHEIPHFLYGMHCERLTPLIKNSGMDLRTFLLLEESDMIKLGIDMPYERQRLKRGLRSFHLRGWKLNAVSGLYTKKVENFSVLDCLTTLGNHLQQIYILEATLQYTLREYGKIQNQIKFEPPDSPILVKTKTAAKNMIKNINSIRREIRNMKYILNKISRNNPQPVDIISEPTAQEIAVGYLTEVVIVCSIGFLLYHAKNFIINSFKK